DNA from Chryseomicrobium sp. FSL W7-1435:
TCGATTCCATCAACTAGTAGTCTATGAAACTCTCGGTTATTTTCAATAAGCGCTGGACTCGAAAACGTCTTCACAATACGAAATGCTTCTTCAATAGCATCCTTAGGAATAGTAGGGTTTAAATGATACAAAGCATCGCGTACTTTGGAATCAATAAGGACTTCTTTGTAATCAGTTCTCAGTCCACCAGTATGTAAGTCCGGTCCATGAACGTAGTCATACCCCATCTCCTGCAGTACTTCGATGGCTGCTCGTTCTAAAAATTCTTCATTAAATGCATGGATGCCTTCCATCGTCATCCTCCTTTCTTAGTTTTCCACGTTTTCTTTGATTGGTAGTTCGATCTCTCCTGAGAGAAGTTTTGGGAGTAATATATTCCTGAGACTATTTAAAGTATTTATTTCTTTTGTTTTTAACTTAATAAGCTCAAATAAAGGAATAATTTCTTTTTTTAAAGCTTGCAGAATTTGACTATCCGGAATAAGTACTTTAATTTTTTTTACAACCTTAGAATTTACTGCTGTTCCGATGGACGAAGTGTTCCCAAGTGAATTAAAATCGAAATTCGAAAGATACAAATATAGATACTCAGTGAATAAATCAGGATCTTTAAATTCGAAACTTGCAATCGCTTCATTAGTTGCTAATCTTTCATCGGTTATATTTAATCTTCCAACAGTTAATTTAAAACTCATAATCAAAGTGTTCTCTGGCACAATATTAATTTTAAATTTAGTTACTGCTTCATATGTTAAATTTTCTGAACTTTCAAAAATATAAGGCCCGATCGAATTCCCCATATCTTTTATCGATACCCATTTGACCCCGACAGAATTATCTGTGAACCATTCAGCTTCTTTTCTTGGGGGAGTTCGTCCAATTTTCACATTTGATATTTCATCAAGTTCTCTATATTCCCAGCTATAAGGAATCATCCCTAATTCACTTTCAACCATCTTCCCACCACTTGATTTATAAGGCTGACCATTTTCGTTCGGGAATTCGAAGTCGATGAACCAGTGTTTGTAAATAGTTTGCGAGATGTCCTCTAATCTTTTAACTAATTGATTGTTAATATCGATTTTCCGAGAAATATTATTTAATACTTCTACTGCTTTCTTTTGTTTTATCAAAGATGGAAAATCAAATTCTAAGTGACCGATGACTGATGGTTTAATTGAAGGATAAGTAGATGTACTAGCTTCTGCAATTGC
Protein-coding regions in this window:
- a CDS encoding restriction endonuclease subunit S, translated to MRYKLADVAEINPSNSVNISSFEKIRYLDTANLNQGKIDKLVEYTRGIDKVPSRAKRLVKCNDILYSTVRPNQKHFGIYKYQAEIIASTGFAHLRVDINKADPDYVYWLLTQEKVIDYLQAIAEASTSTYPSIKPSVIGHLEFDFPSLIKQKKAVEVLNNISRKIDINNQLVKRLEDISQTIYKHWFIDFEFPNENGQPYKSSGGKMVESELGMIPYSWEYRELDEISNVKIGRTPPRKEAEWFTDNSVGVKWVSIKDMGNSIGPYIFESSENLTYEAVTKFKINIVPENTLIMSFKLTVGRLNITDERLATNEAIASFEFKDPDLFTEYLYLYLSNFDFNSLGNTSSIGTAVNSKVVKKIKVLIPDSQILQALKKEIIPLFELIKLKTKEINTLNSLRNILLPKLLSGEIELPIKENVEN